The following are encoded in a window of Chloroflexota bacterium genomic DNA:
- the secA gene encoding preprotein translocase subunit SecA, whose product MALGILKHLVGDDAERTARQLRPRVGEINALEPETQRLSDRELLGVTDELRERLASGESLDDLLPEAFAAVREAVRRHTGERQFDVQLMGGMVLHDGDIAEMRTGEGKTSVAALAAYLNALEGRGVHIVTVNDYLAARDAGWYGRALVERLGLTAGVIQHDLPPDDRRAAYAADLTYGTNNEFGFDYLRDNMVHDLAHRVQRGLNYAIVDEVDNILIDEARTPLIISGAAEESTDHYYQFAGLVTRLDAATDFTVDLKLRAVSLTEVGISKMERLLKVDNLYDEKSFQLVHYLEQALRAQVMYTRGKDYVLFANGQVIDGRDRRAEVVIVDEFTGRLMHGRRFSDGLHQAIEAKENVAVQRESQTMATVTFQNYFRMYDKLAGMTGTAKTEEQEFQTIYDLNVRVIPTHREMIRDDAPDLVYASARARDRAVINGIVASYRERRPVLVGTTSIEKSEELSGMLRREGVVHNVLNAKYHAQEAQIVAEAGRLDAVTIATNMAGRGTDIILGGRPEGRSAAQWQAEHDHVIELGGLQVLGTERHDARRIDNQLRGRSGRQGDPGASQFFVSLEDELMRRFGSDRIQGLMHRLGVEEDQPIESGMVTKALESAQTKVEAHNYETRKYVIEFDNVVNRQRGVIYQQRDRIIKAEDLVDMVGEMLEREVDHLVDAHDISPHTEPEELEELVQSYLAITGGPARGLRADDFEGLRADDLREALQARAQEDWHRKIKELPDDAVQPLLRWIMLQNTDYLWVQHLTAIEDVRQGIGLRAYGQQDPLVAFKREGFQMFEQLMTTMQSDILRRVFRAQLQQQLPASTVLSRHREQAAAAAAAAPAATAGRANGSGGQAPRLTRRERRRRERDEKKRAKRQARRGKKVRSG is encoded by the coding sequence ATGGCCCTGGGCATTCTGAAACACCTTGTCGGCGACGACGCCGAGCGCACCGCGCGACAGCTTCGACCTCGCGTGGGTGAGATCAACGCGCTCGAACCCGAGACGCAGCGGCTGTCGGATCGGGAGTTGCTTGGCGTCACCGACGAGCTGCGCGAGCGGCTGGCGTCGGGCGAGTCGCTGGACGACCTGTTGCCGGAGGCCTTCGCCGCCGTGCGCGAGGCTGTGCGCCGGCACACGGGCGAGCGGCAGTTCGACGTGCAGCTGATGGGCGGGATGGTGCTGCACGACGGCGACATTGCCGAGATGCGCACGGGCGAGGGCAAGACCTCGGTGGCGGCGCTGGCGGCCTATCTCAACGCGCTCGAAGGCCGCGGCGTGCACATCGTGACGGTGAACGATTACCTGGCGGCGCGTGACGCCGGCTGGTATGGCCGAGCCCTCGTGGAGCGGCTGGGGCTGACCGCCGGCGTGATCCAGCACGACCTGCCGCCCGACGATCGGCGCGCGGCCTATGCGGCCGACCTGACCTACGGCACGAACAACGAGTTTGGCTTCGACTATCTGCGCGACAACATGGTGCACGACCTGGCGCACCGGGTGCAGCGCGGGCTCAACTACGCCATCGTGGACGAGGTCGACAACATCCTCATCGACGAGGCTCGAACGCCGCTCATCATCTCGGGGGCCGCCGAGGAATCCACCGACCACTACTACCAGTTCGCAGGGCTCGTGACGCGGCTGGATGCGGCCACGGACTTCACCGTCGATCTGAAGCTCCGCGCCGTGTCGCTGACGGAAGTGGGCATCTCGAAGATGGAGCGGCTGCTCAAGGTCGACAACCTGTACGACGAGAAGTCCTTCCAGCTCGTGCACTACCTGGAGCAGGCGCTGCGCGCGCAGGTGATGTACACGCGCGGCAAGGACTACGTGCTGTTCGCGAACGGCCAGGTCATCGATGGCCGCGATCGCCGGGCCGAGGTGGTGATCGTGGACGAGTTCACGGGCCGCCTGATGCACGGGCGGCGCTTCAGCGACGGCCTGCACCAGGCGATCGAGGCCAAGGAAAACGTCGCCGTGCAACGCGAGAGCCAGACGATGGCCACGGTGACGTTCCAGAACTACTTCCGCATGTACGACAAGCTCGCGGGCATGACGGGCACCGCCAAGACGGAAGAGCAAGAGTTTCAGACCATCTATGACCTCAACGTACGGGTCATCCCAACGCACCGCGAGATGATCCGGGACGACGCCCCGGACCTGGTCTACGCCTCGGCCAGGGCGCGTGACCGGGCGGTGATCAATGGCATCGTCGCGTCCTACCGCGAGCGGCGGCCGGTGCTCGTGGGCACAACATCGATCGAGAAGTCCGAGGAGTTGAGCGGCATGCTGCGGCGCGAGGGCGTGGTGCACAACGTGCTCAACGCCAAGTACCACGCACAGGAGGCGCAGATCGTGGCCGAGGCCGGCCGGCTGGACGCCGTCACTATCGCCACGAACATGGCGGGCCGCGGCACGGACATCATCCTGGGCGGACGGCCCGAGGGGCGGTCGGCCGCACAGTGGCAGGCGGAGCACGACCATGTCATCGAGCTAGGCGGACTGCAAGTCCTCGGCACCGAGCGCCACGACGCCCGGCGGATCGACAACCAGCTGCGCGGTCGTTCCGGCCGCCAGGGCGACCCCGGCGCCAGCCAGTTCTTCGTGTCGCTGGAAGACGAGCTGATGCGGCGGTTCGGGTCGGACCGAATTCAGGGGCTGATGCATCGGCTCGGCGTGGAAGAAGACCAGCCGATCGAGAGCGGCATGGTGACGAAGGCCCTCGAGTCCGCCCAGACCAAGGTGGAAGCCCACAACTACGAGACGCGCAAGTACGTCATCGAATTCGACAACGTGGTGAACCGGCAGCGCGGCGTGATCTACCAACAGCGCGATCGCATCATCAAGGCCGAAGACCTGGTCGACATGGTGGGCGAGATGCTCGAGCGCGAAGTCGACCACCTGGTGGACGCACACGACATTTCCCCGCACACCGAGCCGGAGGAGCTGGAAGAGCTGGTGCAGTCATACCTGGCAATCACCGGCGGTCCCGCCCGCGGCCTGCGGGCGGACGACTTCGAAGGGCTGCGCGCGGACGACCTGCGCGAGGCGCTGCAAGCCCGCGCGCAGGAGGATTGGCACCGCAAGATCAAGGAGCTGCCGGACGACGCAGTGCAGCCGCTGCTGCGCTGGATCATGCTACAGAACACGGACTATCTCTGGGTGCAGCACCTGACCGCCATCGAAGACGTGCGGCAGGGCATCGGGCTGCGCGCCTATGGCCAGCAGGACCCGCTGGTGGCCTTCAAGCGCGAGGGCTTTCAGATGTTCGAGCAGCTGATGACCACGATGCAGTCCGACATTCTGCGGCGCGTGTTTCGGGCGCAGCTGCAGCAGCAGCTCCCGGCCAGCACCGTCCTTTCGCGGCACCGGGAGCAGGCCGCCGCAGCCGCGGCGGCAGCGCCCGCCGCGACTGCCGGCCGAGCCAACGGCAGCGGGGGTCAGGCGCCGCGGCTGACGCGCCGCGAGCGTCGACGCCGGGAGCGTGACGAAAAGAAGCGCGCCAAGCGCCAGGCGCGCCGAGGTAAGAAAGTCCGGTCGGGCTAG